The genomic stretch GAGGCTCGACGTGTGAGATGGCAAACTTTGAAAAGCTGCCTGTTAAAAGGCTTGGGACATAGATTGGGAAACTCTGTGGGAAATTACATTTAAACACATGGGGGGTATGGGAATCTGTACAGGAAAATACTGTTGCTGCAAGGGCTGGACAGCAGATGGCATATTCAGCAagcccacacacacagcaaacaatAATAAGTTTAAAATATGATTTCAGCATTTAAAAATGGTTGGAGAATCGTGATGAGTTGTAGTCCAATTGCTGATTTTCTTAACATCTGAGCCGTCTGCTGCAGGCGAGATGTTTGACAGTGAGGCACCGTGAGAGCGCTCTGAGgtgcggccgaggcctccctcTCGCCACTGCACAGCCATATACGGGCGTGAAGCTCCTTCATAGCTGCAAACAGAGCCCTAAACAGCACACGAAAGgccgctgtctccgtggcgacCACAAACACCAGACAGAATTCCAGATCTAATCAGATGGATAATTTCAAACGTCACATCTGGCTGTAAGCTGTGAATACGCGAGCGTGAACACAGAATTAAGGCACAATTTCCACAACATTTTTGTGTTCGAGATTAAAACTAtggaaaagaaaacaaacatggTTCTTTTTGTGGTTAAAACAATcaaaggaaaatgtaattgtttGTGAGTCAGCCAACATAAAAGAAGATTTGGAAAAGTGATTCAGAATTTGGGCAATAAACCTGATAGTTCCTAGAGGGCGTCCTGTAGGAGTACCTTCTTATATCACGTATAGCGACTAAACTGCCTGGAATATTCTATGGCAGCAATACACGTGAGTTGGCTGACATTTCCAGGTGATGGTCATATTGCTAACTAACTGTAAGGGaacaatgactgctgacactaatatatttttatttgaccTTTTTACCGCCTTCAGAGGAGATTTGCACCCTGGTCATAGCTGAAGTCTTCCcggaagattctggaacattcaCCTGCACGGCAAAAAACAAATACGGCTCAGTGTCGAGTGTCGCTTACCTGCAGGTGAAGGGTATGGCCCTCGAATCGTGCTGCTACCCTCCGACACAGCATGCTGTTACCTTTCTGCACTGCTCAGCCCAGTCCATGTGAACCCCCAGAAAGTTCCACATTTCCATTCCTTTCCTGCTCACTGCTCACCTGGACCAAACAATCAAGAACGAACCAAACAAACCAAACAACGTTGAGTACCTGCTACTGGGTGCGAGTAAAAGTGTGGACCGACTGTGAGTCTCCCAGGATTGGGTTGAGAAGGACTGGATTAATAACCCAAAATATTGCCAACTTTGGCCagagtgagattttcatttcCAAACATGCctgcacacacatatgcacacatttacatgtatgtaacagttttattacctaccAGATATTCTGTAgggatgtagctaattttaggtttaaaatgaaataatacAGATGTATCGTGAGATTTGTTGCATGAGCGTCAGTCTGCGAGTGTGTGAGCAGGCAGCCCCCATGCATGTAAGCAGTCAAGCTCAAATTAAATTAGTGGAATTTTAAATAGTGAAATCTGAGATGTTGCGCATTTGTAAGGCTCTTGCTGACACGGTTCTGTATGATCCGTTTACGTTACTTCGACATTACATAGCAGAAGGCTTTTATCTAAACTGAGGCGCATGGAACATGACAGGCTCACGGCTGGCATGCGGCCAACTCTGCTCGTTTTCCCCTCATTAGGTTATGAAGACAGCGGCAAAGACAGAGTCGCTGTGCCGGGAGAATCCGCTCAGCGGGTCAGAACCGGCCCCGTATCTCGGGATGCCAGCAGCCTGAAGGTCCCTGCAGATGTAGCTTCGATGGGTCAGAGCTCTGAGAGAGATGCGCTCACCTTCAGCACGATGCCCGTGGCCGAAGGGACGTTTATTCATCAAAATGAGCCACACCCAGCAATCACCAGCACCGACCCTTTTACTTTAAGCTTAAACTCAAGGTTGGAGGATGGGAATGTCAATCATAATAAGCCCCTCCCCAGGCTGGAAGATATCAATGTCAATCATAACAAGCCCCTCCCCAGGCTGGAGGATATCAATGTCAATCATAACAAGCCCCTCCCCAGATTGGAGGATATAAATGTCAATCATAACAAGCCCCTCCCCAGGCTGGAGGATATCAATGTCAATCATAACAAGCCCCTCCCCAGGCTGGAAGATATCAATGTCAATCATAACAAGCCCCTCCCCAGATTGGAGGATATAAATGTCAATCATAACAAGCCCCTCCCCAGGCTGGAGGATATCAATGTCAATCAtaacaagcccccccccagaTTGGAGGATATGAATGTCAATCATAACAAGCCCCTCCCTAGGCTGGAGGACATGAATGTCAATCATAACAAGCCCCTCCCCAAGTTGGAGGACATGAATGTCAATCATAACAAGCCCCTCCCCTGGCTGGAAGGCTCCCATACCCATCATAACGAGCTCCTCCCCAGGGCTGAGGGGGGGCTTCTTCACCACCACAACTCGCCATCCAGCTTCCTCCCGCCAGACGTCTTCAGTCAGCACACCCTGGCCCATCCCAGCGAGCCCTTCTGCAGAAGCCTCCCACCCAGCTCTGTGACTGCTCAGCGACCCCCCTGGCCGGGCGTTAGCCCCCAGGAGCTCGCCGCCAGCCCAAAGCCCAGACCGCAGGCAGCCCCGACTGACCAGGCTGAGCCCTGGCTCCCCCCCTCGGCTGCAGACGCCCCCAGCTCCTGCCTGAAGCCCCGGCTGCTGAACCAGAGCGAGTCGCGCACCAACTCGCGCACAGGCCTGCGAGTGCACTTCAAGCTCCCCGAGGACGAGCCGGACAGCCCCCCCCCGGAGGACCCCCATCCTGCCCCAGAGGCGTCTGCAGACTCCTCGCCGACGACGGCTCGCAAAGACCCCCCTGCGGTGCGGGCCAAACCTAGACTGTGAGTGACTGTCCTCCCGATTCAGCGCGCATGATTTAGACGTCAGTCTGCACCAGTCACCTTGTGCTCTATATCTCAGCTAAACAGGCAGGAAGCCCCTGACATCGAGTGTCATGACATCGGGGGGCATGAATGTGTAACTTCATGCTCATATTGAGCCATGAAACTGAGGCTAATTTCAGCCCATGTGAGGGTCGCAGTGACAGCTTGGGGGCGCTGTGTGGCTCACTAGGTTAGGACGCTGTGCTTGTGAGAAGCAGGTCGTCGGTTCCAGTCCCAGGGTCGACAGAgagatttcaccactgggcccttaagTGAGACCCCCAATTTCTCAGCAACTGGCTGAACATTGCTTTGGATACAAGTGCCTTTTAAGGAAATTGTAATGTTGAGCAGGTCAGACCAGAACTTTTTCTGAAAGACATTCCCAAAACAGTTgagtaatataatataatatagataTAACAGCCGTATGCCTTGATGTGAGATGTGAGGTGGGGCTTCAGGACCTGCCCCCAGCGTGTAAGTGGTCCTGAGCTTCTCCAGCTGATGCTGCTCGCTCCCGCCAGAGCGTAGCACCAGTTTCAGGAGGGAAGCTTTGCGAGTGGGGGTGCATAGAGACCAGCAGCTCAGGCTATAGGTACGCAGCCAGCCACTCTCCGAAACCGCCTGCAGCCGCTGGGTTGCATCGGTAAGTGTTGCTTTCGACAGAATTTGCCTACTCTGGACATGGCTAATTCCTACGGTTTTTTTCGACTTCCTGCTCTGTTTATATTCGCTCCATTTATCCAGACATGTGACTGGCTGTAGGGGAGCCGATTCTGAATTATTTATTAGTGGATGGTGGTGTGGCATCTGGCATGCGTAAGATGCCATGTGACACGGACTGGTGACAGGGTGACATTGTTTGTGTTTACGCTTATTTTGCAAAGGTGTATTGAGCATTAAGGGGGGGTCAGGTCTTCAGTTAGAGCCTCATGCAACTCCCCTTTGAAGCTATAGTGGGCGCTCTGGGATGGCCTCCTGCCAGTATGGACAGGATTTATGAAGGATTCTCTAATAATGTAAATAATGTGGCTGCCGCCTAGGAGAGCTGCTTGTCTCCACTGAAGACTGTGCCTCCATGCCAATGTGTCCATAAACACCCGGAACCTTCCTTGCCTTATATGCCCAGAGGCTGACGCTGGGTAGGCGGGCAGCTTCAGCTCTGAtggctctgtggggccccttAGACACAGCCAGTCCTGTGGGGGCCCCTGTTTGCCCCCCTGTGGCCCTGGGATACAGTCACAAGCTGCTGGGAGCTTCtgcacccccccaaccccagtgGGTGAATTTTGCAGCAGGCCCCCTCCATCCCTCCACCTTCTCCTCCGCTCTGAGTCCCTCCCTTTGGCCTGGGGCCGATTCTGTTTGTAAGGCTTGGGAACCAAACTGATATAAACGGTTAAAGCCTGCTTATTGTACAGCGTTATGCGGCTGCCTTTTGTAGGGGAATATTAATAGCTAAAGACGATATTAAAATGCGCTGCTGGGGTATTTTAAAGACTGAGGAGTAAAAGCTTGTAGTGACTTGGAATCGACACTCCACAGCTTTCCCCATAAACGCCTGTGGAGGGCGCTCTGTCACACTGCGTCTGAAATAAAGCCGATTTGCGATCATCCTTTTACAGCTTTTCAAAGTAGTTTGATTAAATTAGCgcaaacaggtaagacagaCCTGATCATGAGTTTTTCTAATTCTTGTATTGATATAAGATACTGCCTTAGTTTGTCTTTTTAAAGGTCCGTTTTAAATTTACGCGAGACAAGAAGTAATTGTAACGAAATATATGGAAATATAGTCTGTTTTAGTTTAAAGTTAATCAGTTTAAGTGATATTAAATGCTGCTTATTCTTGTGGGAGAAGCATTTTATTAGTGTGATTCGGTTGCTTGAGCAATAATTGAATGTGGTGATTAGTTATTTTCTATAATGAAATGTAGTAAAATGACCCACTAAATCCATTGAAGCATTTTGCTATAAACGGTGTTTGGTCCTCTATCATGCATTTGTTTTTTCCCGTGTGTATTTTGAAAAGAATTATTGTACAGTTTGAATTTTGACTACATTGCAGAAAAGGAATTTATTCAGCCTATATAATCCTGTTGTCTGGAATATTTAAACTAGAATATGTGACGGCATTTGATGGTGCATTTGATGGTACATTTGATAGTGCATTTGATGGTGGCTGTAACTTTGTGGTCCCTGACCCTGGGGGTTATTTTGACCGTGACTGGATTTGATGGTGTCTGTGACTCTGTAGTCTGTAACTCTGTAGTCTGTGACTCTGTAGTCTGTGACTTTGCACCTGCAAATTTTGACCGTGACTGCTTTTGatggtgtctgtgtctctgtagtCTGTGACTCTTTAGTCTGTGACCCTGTAGTCTGTGACTTTGCAGGTAATTTTGACCGTTACTGCTTTTGatggtgtctgtgtctctctggtcCCATTTTGGCTATGGCTTCATGTGACGATGTATTTGATGATATTCCAGTTTGACCATATCCACTTTGGGATTATGAGCGCCCTGGGCTGTGACCCTTGACCCCTGTCCAACTCACTGTTTACTTCCTGTCTCTACAGGGACCCTGCCCAGCTTCAGATCCTCCATAACCAGGTTCTCCTCGAGCAAAAGCAGGACTCCACCCCCCAGAGCATCCCCGATCCCACACCCTGTTCTCCCCCATCCCACCATGAGCCTCGGCACGACCCAGTGAATCTTCCCATCACCCAGGAACCTGTGACCCCCGGAGCCCCCGCCAGTGCAGCAAACATGGCGCAAGGCTTCAGCTACACCAGGCCCAAGGAGTTCATTGCCGCCCAGACACAGCCCCCATTCCAGAGTCTGTCCACCCCTGAGTCCCCTGTCCCCATgctcaatgccctggctgcacagatCCAGCTGAACCTGGCTGTGGATTCCGGGCTCCCACCCCTCTCCCCGACATCCAATCAGCATGCAATGTTCCCAAGGCAGTTTCCCACCCGGGTCCTGCAGTCCCCGTCCAGCCCACCAACGTTCCTGTCCTCACCTGTCCTCAAGCCCCCTGCCCCGGCCATACGTGCCCAATCTCCCCCCCAGGTGTCCTCACCCATCTACAAGCCCCCTGCCCCAGCCATACGTGCCCAGTCTCCCCCCCAGGTGTCCTCGCCTACCTCAAGCTGCTCCAGTCCCAGCCCCATCCAGGACCCTGTGGCCTTCCTCAGCTCTGTGCTGCCCTCACTGCCCACGTCCCCCCCCACCAACGAGATGGGGCTACCCAAGAGCGCCCCTGTCCTGTAAGTGGGTTATCCTTCCCCTATTGTTccctctgattggttggtcccgcctccccTAGTTTCTTCCTctaaaatctgattggttatccctCAACTATTCAGGCTTGTTTCTGATCTCACTGGAAGAATCTAGAAAGGTCCTGGCGTGTCAGGTGATCAGGGCCACACAAGCACGTGGCTCGGAACCTGAAAAATGTTACCAAATGGGCAGCGGTAGGCAGGgtccgttattccattgtctgctAATCAGCAAAGCTAATTTTATTGGTAGCGGATTAGCGTTTCTGCTAACTTTGAAAACTGTTAGCAGACCAAAAAATTCTACTAAATTTAGTTCCAGTTAATGTAAATCTTGTAGATTTTTTCAAAGATGAAGTGAATGAAGTTTAACAGTCAAAAACATTTGTAAACCCTAAAATCACACATATTTGTTCCTGTCtgttgtgagtgtgtctgtagcACTCTATTTGGCATGCTATTGGCTGACTCCGTGTAAACAAAAGATGTGATTGGTCGATACTAATTTaaagtagtctgggctaaatgtttgTGAACAGTCTGTTTAAACCTGCACTATTTAAATTGTACTCTGAACTAAGAGGAAAACAAGGACCTGAATCACAGAGTTGGATTCCTTGCTTTATCTttgcttgtcggatttaaggtgccccagtttaaatggactttacctttgttcacttacatttagcccagaccatACAATTAGCTTCCATTAAATGTTTTAGTGGGATTTCGGTTTAGCAATATCAAATTAAACTTCTGGATTAGCGGATTAGCGGATAGGGAAGCTAACGGGTAGCTGtgcaaatgcccccccccccccgtcttttTCGAAACCCTGAGTAAAATTTgagctgtttattaaatttgcATGGGGCAGGGGGGTGTTTTCTGAGTGGTGGGTGGTGCTAATGGAATGATTGTCCCGGTTTCCCTCAggcaagtccccccccccccccagtgtccagGCTCCTACTGACCCAGCTGCTGTCTGGACCCCGCTGTGTCCCCTCACCTGTACCTGACCCTTCCTGTCTCCTCACCTGCACCtgacccttcctgtccccccaccTGCACCTGACCCTTCCTGTCCCCTCACCTGTACCTGAACCTTCCTGTCCCCTCACCTGCACCTGACCCTTCCTGTCCCCTCACCTGTACCTGACCCTTCCTGTCTCCTCACCTGCACCTGACCCTTCCTGTCCCCTCACCTGTACCtgacccttcctgtccccccaccTGCACCTGACCCTTCCTGTCCCCTCACCTGCACCTGACCCTTCCTGTCCCCTCACCTGTACCTGACCCTTCCTGTCCCCTCACCTGTACCTGAACCTTCCTGTCTCCTCACCTGCACCTGACCCTTCCTGTCCCCTCACCTGTACCTGACCCTTCCTGTCCCCTCACCTGTACCTGAACCTTCCTGTCTCCTCACCTGCACCTGACCCTTCCTGTCCCCTCACCTGTACCTGAACCTTCCTGTCTCCTCACCTGCACCTGACCCTTCCTGTCCCCTCACCTGTACCTGAACCTTCCTGTCCCCTCACCTGCACCTGAACCTTCCTGTCTCCTCACCTGTACCTGACCCTTCCTGTCCCCTCACCTGCACCTGACCCTTCCTGTCCCCTCACCTGTACCTGAACCTTCCTGTCCCCTCACCTGTACCTGAACCTTCCTGTCTCCTCACCTGTACCTGACCCTTCCTGTCCCCTCACCTGCACCTGACCCTTCCTGTCCCCTCACCTGCACCTGACCCTTCCTGTCCCCTCACCTGTACCTGACCCTTCCTGTCCCCTCACCTGCACCtgacccttcctgtccccccacctgcacctgacccttcctgtcccctcacctgcacctgacccttcctgtccccccacctgcacctgacccttcctgtccccccacctgcacctgacccttcctgtccccccaccTGCACCTGACCCTTCCTGTCCCCTCACCTGTACCTGAACCTTCCTGTCTCCTCACCTGCACCTGACCCTTCCTGTCCCCTCACCTGCACCTGACCCTTCCTGTCCCCTCACCTGTACCTGAACCTTCCTGTCCCCTCACCTGCACCTGACCCTTCCTGTCCCCTCACCTGCACCTGACCCTTCCTGTCCCCTCACCTGTACCTGAACCTTCCTGTCTCCTCACCTGCACCTGACCCTTCCTGTCCCCTCACCTGCACCtgacccttcctgtccccccaccTGCACCTGACCCTTCCTGTCCCCTCACCTGCACCTGACCCTTCCTGTCCCCTCACCTGCACCTGACCCTTCCTGTCCCCTCACCTGTACCTGAACCTTCCTGTCCCCTCACCTGCACCTGACCCTTCCTGTCCCCTCACCTGTACCTGAACCTTCCTGTCCCCTCACCTGCACCTGACCCTTCCTGTCCCCTCACCTGCACCTGAACCTTCCTGTCCCCTCACCTGCACCTGACCCTTCCTGTCCCCTCACCTGTACCTGAACCTTCCTGTCCCCTCACCTGCACCTGACCCTTCCTGTCTCCTCACCTGCACCTGACCCTTCCTGTCCCCTCACCTGTACCTGAACCTTCCTGTCTCCTCACCTGTACCTGACCCTTCCTGTCCCCTCACCTGCACCTGACCCTTCCTGTCCCCTCACCTGTACCTGAACCTTCCTGTCCCCTCACCTGTACCTGAACCTTCCTGTCTCCTCACCTGCACCTGACCCTTCCTGTCCCCTCACCTGCACCtgacccttcctgtccccccacctgcacctgacccttcctgtcccctcacctgcacctgacccttcctgtccccccacctgcacctgacccttcctgtccccccacctgcacctgacccttcctgtcccctcacctgcacctgacccttcctgtcccctcacctgcacctgacccttcctgtccccccacctgcacctgacccttcctgtccccccacctgcacctgacccttcctgtccccccaccTGCACCTGACCCTTCCTGTCCCCTCACCTGTACCTGAACCTTCCTGTCTCCTCACCTGCACCTGACCCTTCCTGTCCCCTCACCTGCACCTGACCCTTCCTGTCCCCTCACCTGTACCTGACCCTTCCTGTCCCCTCACCTGCACCTGACCCTTCCTGTCCCCTCACCTGCACCtgacccttcctgtccccccaccTGCACCTGACCCTTCCTGTCCCCTCACCTGTACCTGAACCTTCCTGTCCCCTCACCTGCACCTGACCCTTCCTGTCCCCTCACCTGCACCTGACCCTTCCTGTCCCCTCACCTGTACCTGAACCTTCCTGTCCCCTCACCTGCACCTGACCCTTCCTGTCCCCTCACCTGTACCtgacccttcctgtccccccaccTGCACCTGACCCTTCCTGTCCCCTCACCTGCACCTGACCCTTCCTGTCCCCTCACCTGTACCTGAACCTTCCTGTCCCCTCACCTGTACCTGAACCTTCCTGTCCCCTCACCTGCACCTGACCCTTCCTGTCCCCTCACCTGTACCTGAACCTTCCTGTCTCCTCACCTGCACCTGACCCTTCCTGTCCCCTCACCTGTACCTGAACCTTCCTGTCTCCTCACCTGCACCTGACCCTTCCTGTCCCCTCACCTGTACCTGACCCTTCCTGTCCCCTCACCTGTACCTGAACCTTCCTGTCCCCTCACCTGCACCTGACCCTTCCTGTCCCCTCACCTGTACCtgacccttcctgtccccccacctgcatctgacccttcctgtccccccaccTGCACCTGACCCTTCCTGTCCCCTCACCTGCACCTGAACCTTCCTGTCTCCTCACCTGCACCTGACCCTTCCTGTCCCCTCACCTGTACCTGACCCTTCCTGTCCCCTCACCTGCACCTGAACCTTCCTGTCTCCTCACCTGCACCTGACCCTTCCTGTCCCCTCACCTGCACCTGACCCTTCCTGTCCCCTCACCTGTACCTGACCCTTCCTGTCCCCTCACCTGCACCTGACCCTTCCTGTCCCCTCACCTGCACCTGACCCTTCCTGTCCCCTCACCTGTACCTGACCCTTCCTGTCCCCTCACCTGTACCTGACCCTTCCTGTCCCCAGGTCACCTCAGGGCCTGCTGCGGAGGCTGTCCAGACCACCTCACTCTGTGTCAGATGACGACATCCGTGACGGCAAAGAAACCGTGCTGAATGACCTGGAGAGGAAGCTGCGGCTGAGGGAGCAGCACGGTCGAAGCGGGCAGCAGGTACGGGCCGCGGAGGCGGTGATAGCATGGACATAGTGCACACCCTGACACTCACACTACCTGTGAAACTGTTTAAACCATGAGTGGATGAATATACATGTGTGAGACCTTCCTGAGGGACCCTGGATACCTCTGGACTGTGATGATCCTTTTTTGGGCGGATTCCCTCATTTATTCCCGGAAAGCTATGGTCACGTGTGCAGATACTGCTGTGGTGGTTGTTTTTCCCTGGTGCTCAGAATTTGTCCCATCCCCCTCTCATACACTTCTGTCTCTCACTGGCTGCCAAGGCAACCAGTTGTAAGAAATTACCCATAAGTCCTTTGTTCACTGTAGAAAACAGTACACAGGCGTCCTCCATGGCCTCAGGCTTGGCGTTCTGGGCTTTCTGCtgctctgaaaggctgctgctgGACAGGGAGGCGCTGTGCTGAATCTCATGGGCACGAGCTTGGAGCCCCACACACCCCGGGGCCATACAGGCACATGCTCGGCCCGCtcagctccccctgctggacagcaCACTCTCCTCGTGTGCTTCGCACGGGCGCATTCGTAGAAGGAACGGTTCCCATGGCAATGAAAACAGCGTTGATACGTGGGGATGTGACGCTCGCTCTTTGTCCCCGTGCACTGGCATACAGATGCTGCAGCAGCCTCGCTCTTATGCCCCCTCGCTCTGCGCTCGTATCAGCAGAGGTGCTGAATGTGGCTCGCAGATGAGCTCAGAGTAGCAGACCTACATATCAGAAGAAAGTGTGT from Brienomyrus brachyistius isolate T26 chromosome 3, BBRACH_0.4, whole genome shotgun sequence encodes the following:
- the mypn gene encoding myopalladin isoform X4; the encoded protein is MGQSSERDALTFSTMPVAEGTFIHQNEPHPAITSTDPFTLSLNSRLEDGNVNHNKPLPRLEDINVNHNKPLPRLEDINVNHNKPLPRLEDINVNHNKPLPRLEDINVNHNKPLPRLEDINVNHNKPLPRLEDINVNHNKPLPRLEDINVNHNKPPPRLEDMNVNHNKPLPRLEDMNVNHNKPLPKLEDMNVNHNKPLPWLEGSHTHHNELLPRAEGGLLHHHNSPSSFLPPDVFSQHTLAHPSEPFCRSLPPSSVTAQRPPWPGVSPQELAASPKPRPQAAPTDQAEPWLPPSAADAPSSCLKPRLLNQSESRTNSRTGLRVHFKLPEDEPDSPPPEDPHPAPEASADSSPTTARKDPPAVRAKPRLDPAQLQILHNQVLLEQKQDSTPQSIPDPTPCSPPSHHEPRHDPVNLPITQEPVTPGAPASAANMAQGFSYTRPKEFIAAQTQPPFQSLSTPESPVPMLNALAAQIQLNLAVDSGLPPLSPTSNQHAMFPRQFPTRVLQSPSSPPTFLSSPVLKPPAPAIRAQSPPQVSSPIYKPPAPAIRAQSPPQVSSPTSSCSSPSPIQDPVAFLSSVLPSLPTSPPTNEMGLPKSAPVLSPQGLLRRLSRPPHSVSDDDIRDGKETVLNDLERKLRLREQHGRSGQQRLTYEGKARLLGPNNPAAVINYDEEYKVSNFEQRLMSEIEFRLERTPVEESDDEVHHDEIPTGKCIAPIFDKKLKNFRAMEGVPLAFTCKVVGIPIPKVYWFKDGKQILKKNEHYKRVREGDGTCSLQIEAVTSDDDGNYTVMAANPQGRSSCSGHLIVQTGPVRRRLTPMIHTQRVNSRSQEAEEGEPIQERFFQPHFLQVPGDMVAHEGKLCRLDCKVSGLPNPELMWLRNGRPMVPDLRHRMLVRENGVHSLLIDPLTKGDAGTFTCIATNKAGQNSFSLELTVMEKEVRKVPMFLERFQNIGIAEGMPVRLECRVAGVPPPVIYWKKDNESILPNRERMSMHQDATGYVCLLIQPTRKEDAGWYTVSAKNEAGIGSCTARLDIYAQWHQQIPPPMRKARPPSSRYAALVGQGLDVMSAFPNADNSPILFSSSPVEAALESEEL